From the genome of Vitis riparia cultivar Riparia Gloire de Montpellier isolate 1030 chromosome 2, EGFV_Vit.rip_1.0, whole genome shotgun sequence, one region includes:
- the LOC117927423 gene encoding hydroquinone glucosyltransferase-like, translated as MEHPTPHIAIVPNPGMGHLIPLIEFARQLVLHHNFSVTFLIPTDGSPVTPQKSVLKALPTSINYVFLPPVAFDDLPEDVRIETRISLSMTRSVPALRDSLGTLTESTRLVALVVDLFGTDAFDVANEFGIPPYIFFPTTAMVLSLIFHVPELDHKFSCEYRDLPEPVKFPGCVPVQGRDLIDPLQDRKNEAYKWVVHHAKRYKTAPGIIVNSFMDLEPGAFKALKEIEPDYPPVYPVGPLTRSGSTNGDDGSECLTWLDHQPSGSVLFVSFGSGGTLSQEQITELALGLEMSGQRFLWVVKSPHETAANASFFSAQTIKDPFDFLPKDFLDRTQGLGLVVSSWAPQVQVLSHGSTGGFLTHCGWNSTLETIVQGVPIIAWPLFAEQRMNATLLAHDLKAAVTLNNNNGLVSREEIAKTVKSLIEGEKGKRLRNKIKDLKDAATMALSQDGSSTRSLAEVAQIWKNIKV; from the coding sequence ATGGAACACCCAACACCTCACATTGCCATTGTCCCCAACCCAGGCATGGGTCATCTCATCCCGCTCATTGAGTTCGCCCGCCAACTCGTTCTCCACCACAACTTCTCCGTCACATTCCTCATTCCCACTGATGGGTCTCCCGTTACCCCGCAGAAATCCGTTCTCAAAGCCTTACCCACATCCATAAACTATGTTTTCCTTCCTCCTGTTGCCTTCGATGACCTTCCCGAGGACGTACGCATCGAGACTCGGATCTCGCTCAGCATGACTCGGTCGGTTCCCGCCCTGCGGGACTCGCTCGGGACACTGACCGAGTCGACTCGGCTCGTGGCTCTGGTGGTTGATCTCTTTGGCACCGACGCTTTTGATGTTGCCAATGAATTCGGTATTCCTCCGTACATCTTCTTCCCTACGACCGCCATGGTGTTGTCGTTGATATTCCACGTGCCGGAGCTTGACCATAAATTCTCTTGCGAGTATCGGGACCTACCTGAACCGGTCAAATTTCCCGGCTGTGTGCCGGTTCAGGGGAGAGACCTAATCGACCCGCTTCAAGACAGAAAAAACGAGGCCTACAAATGGGTTGTCCACCACGCCAAAAGGTACAAAACGGCCCCTGGAATCATAGTGAACAGCTTCATGGACCTTGAACCGGGAGCTTTCAAAGCTCTTAAAGAAATCGAACCGGACTACCCTCCGGTTTACCCCGTCGGACCACTAACCCGGTCCGGTTCAACAAACGGGGACGACGGATCCGAGTGTTTGACATGGCTGGATCATCAACCAAGTGGGTCAGTCCTATTTGTGTCGTTCGGCAGCGGGGGTACCCTATCCCAGGAGCAGATAACTGAACTCGCTTTGGGATTAGAGATGAGTGGACAAAGATTCCTCTGGGTTGTGAAAAGCCCACATGAAACAGCAGCAAATGCCTCATTTTTCAGTGCCCAAACCATTAAAGACCCTTTTGATTTTCTGCCAAAGGACTTTTTAGATAGGACCCAAGGGCTGGGTCTTGTGGTCTCATCTTGGGCACCCCAGGTCCAAGTCCTGAGCCATGGCTCCACCGGTGGGTTCCTAACCCACTGTGGGTGGAACTCAACATTAGAGACCATAGTCCAGGGTGTCCCCATAATCGCATGGCCCCTCTTCGCCGAGCAGAGAATGAACGCGACACTGCTCGCCCACGATCTAAAGGCCGCAGTCACGTTGAACAATAATAATGGTCTGGTGAGCCGCGAAGAAATTGCCAAAACTGTGAAGAGCTTAATCgaaggagaaaaaggaaaaaggcttCGAAACAAGATCAAAGACCTCAAGGACGCTGCGACAATGGCTCTGAGCCAAGATGGATCGTCTACTAGGTCACTTGCAGAGGTGGCTCAGATATGGAAGAATATCaaggtttga
- the LOC117934459 gene encoding uncharacterized protein LOC117934459 yields MAFYGPREADVIPQTPFRFTKRRVSSFINHYKRKETTERQIQDTENSTHLSSLSLLSSKLPEMEKPKEQKRDKSEEEAKSRIWDCDSSLYDSFELKSFKRQLDSAIVSSSRTLSMPHLSDRRPPPPPQVAPSKKPSKFSRSFNKLLRSVFRLKPHPTSLFRVQEPFFFYDKSDALSTIPEASEIDYAGVSPDVNSLVKRSTSDRFSASSVGISCA; encoded by the coding sequence ATGGCATTTTATGGTCCACGTGAAGCGGACGTGATCCCACAGACACCTTTTAGGTTTACTAAACGACGCGTTTCATCTTTCATCAACCActacaaaaggaaagaaacgaCTGAAAGACAAATACAGGATACAGAAAACTCCACGcatctctcttctctctctcttctctcttcaaAGCTTCCAGAAATGGAGAAACCCAAAGAACAGAAGAGAGACAAATCCGAAGAAGAAGCCAAGTCCCGTATATGGGACTGCGACAGTTCGCTTTACGACTCCTTCGAGCTTAAATCCTTCAAACGCCAACTCGACTCCGCCATAGTCTCATCATCAAGAACCCTCTCCATGCCCCATTTATCCGATCGCCGCCCGCCTCCGCCGCCGCAGGTGGCCCCCTCCAAGAAGCCCTCCAAGTTCTCTCGATCGTTTAACAAGCTCCTCCGATCTGTTTTCCGGTTAAAACCGCATCCTACTTCCTTATTCCGGGTGCAGGAGCCCTTCTTCTTCTACGATAAATCCGACGCACTTTCGACTATTCCTGAGGCGTCGGAGATTGACTATGCGGGAGTTTCGCCGGACGTTAACTCGCTGGTAAAGAGATCAACCTCCGATCGCTTCTCGGCCAGTTCTGTCGGTATTTCATGTGCATAG
- the LOC117926551 gene encoding probable GABA transporter 2: MGSIAEPLHVDPFAEQNREEDAGAVFVLESKGTWWHAGFHLTTAIVGPTILTLPYAFRGLGWGLGFLCLTTMGLVTFYSYYLMSKVLDHCEKAGRRHIRFRELAADVLGSGWMFYFVIVIQAAINTGVGIGAILLGGECLQIMYSDLFPNGSLKLYEFIAMVTAVMIILSQLPTFHSLRHINLVSLFLSLGYTFLVVGACIHAGTSKHPPPRDYSLETSESARVFSAFTSISIIAAIFGNGILPEIQATLAPPATGKMVKGLLMCYAVIFVTFYSASVAGYWAFGNKSSSNILKSLMPDEGPSLAPTWVLGLAVIFVLLQLLAIGLVYSQVAYEIMEKKSADVNQGLFSKRNLIPRIILRTLYMIFCGFMAAMLPFFGDINGVVGAIGFIPLDFILPMLLYNMTYKPPRSSLMYWINISIIIVFTGAGIMGAFSSIRKLILDAYKFKLFSSDVVD, from the exons ATGGGATCAATAGCGGAGCCTCTCCACGTGGATCCATTTGCAGAGCAGAATAGAGAAGAAGATGCAGGAGCAGTTTTCGTGCTGGAGTCAAAAG gaactTGGTGGCACGCCGGCTTCCACCTGACGACGGCGATCGTCGGCCCTACGATACTGACGCTACCGTACGCTTTCAGAGGACTAGGGTGGGGCCTAGGGTTCCTCTGCTTAACGACGATGGGTCTGGTCACGTTCTACTCTTACTATCTCATGTCCAAAGTTCTCGACCACTGCGAAAAGGCCGGTCGGCGCCACATCAGATTCCGGGAGCTCGCCGCCGACGTTTTAG GGTCTGGATGGatgttttattttgtaatagTCATCCAAGCCGCCATCAACACAGGAGTGGGAATAGGAGCTATTTTGCTTGGAGGAGAATGCCTTCAG ATCATGTATTCGGACCTTTTTCCCAATGGATCCTTGAAATTGTATGAGTTCATAGCTATGGTGACGGCAGTAATGATCATCCTCTCTCAGCTTCCAACCTTCCACTCCCTCAGGCACATCAACCTTGTTTCGCTTTTTCTCAGCTTAGGCTATACTTTCCTTGTGGTTGGTGCTTGCATTCATGCAG GTACCTCGAAACATCCTCCTCCAAGAGACTATTCCTTAGAGACTTCAGAGTCAGCAAGGGTTTTCAGTGCCTTCACTTCCATCTCCATTATAGCTGCCATTTTTGGGAATGGGATTCTACCTGAGATACAG GCAACTCTTGCTCCACCTGCTACTGGGAAGATGGTGAAAGGCCTTTTGATGTGCTACGCTGTAATCTTCGTTACTTTCTACTCAGCTTCAGTGGCAGGATACTGGGCATTCGGAAATAAATCAAGTTCTAACATTCTCAAGAGCCTAATGCCTGATGAGGGACCTTCTTTAGCTCCAACATGGGTTCTAGGCCTGGCAGTTATCTTTGTTCTGCTTCAGCTATTGGCCATTGGGCTG GTCTATTCTCAAGTGGCTTATGAGATCATGGAAAAGAAATCGGCAGATGTGAATCAAGGGCTGTTCTCTAAAAGAAACCTCATCCCTAGGATAATTCTTCGAACACTTTACATGATTTTCTGTGGATTTATGGCAGCAATGCTACCATTTTTCGGAGACATCAATGGCGTTGTTGGAGCAATTGGCTTCATCCCTTTAGATTTCATCCTCCCAATGCTTCTCTACAACATGACTTACAAGCCCCCAAGATCGTCCTTGATGTATTGGATAAACATCTCCATCATCATTGTGTTCACGGGTGCAGGAATCATGGGCGCATTCTCTTCCATAAGGAAGTTGATTCTTGATGCCTACAAGTTTAAGCTCTTTAGCAGCGATGTAGTTGATTGA